Proteins encoded in a region of the Gallalistipes aquisgranensis genome:
- a CDS encoding glycosyl hydrolase 115 family protein codes for MPRLLYRTVVLSVLALLMAATAGFAAENTVELTRGHVRIVMGDDEPAPLVLAVETLCRDFRTVMQTEAEVTGKLPAKKNFPVLVVVNRETNTLKLPLRTLRPLDGFESHRVWYDPATNRIYLDGADMRGTIYAVYTFSEKFLGVPPLWFWSLWDAQEKESVRIPADCDLYFGSPQVRFRTWLPNDTDLLTPWRKLSAENDELWLETMLRLKLNAVEYGNTIDFPYRMTASARLTAKYGLIVASHHTVSMNSTLNAWPKYWEKIRGVRPAPELSLANKEQLFEFWDYCAETVTRNGIENIWNIAFRGDGDKPFWITFKDAPEDEKERGRIITEMLAVQMDLIRKHTKEAEPYVRITFYDEMADLLAKGCVTPPKGENMIWTYVAGRRDHYPYDDIQQFDPRNKVKLGYYMNFQFSSTGAHLAPAEGPWKMEFNYRYVNDKSPLYFSVVNAGNFREFLLTLSANARMLWDYGSYSTDPFLREYAAMYFGKEHAEAVAGLYHDYFYAYWEPKKPDFPGGGLERQYIFQDQRYARAIGQIAKRFFTYTPNPLKDIGYERVPGRTFRIDPADNGTDNQVDAILAGMDAAIPRFEAVAERCARMQERLPEERRFFFDANLRAYADYMFHLSRSLRHFVHAYKHQQDKETMLAGLDGAYSEMEAARASLARTQHGAFESWYAGDKRFGFESLLRDIRRVRELGAKK; via the coding sequence ATGCCCAGACTACTCTATCGGACCGTAGTACTTTCCGTCCTCGCGCTGCTGATGGCAGCCACCGCCGGTTTCGCGGCGGAAAACACCGTCGAACTGACCCGCGGCCATGTGCGGATCGTCATGGGTGACGACGAACCCGCCCCGCTGGTACTGGCTGTGGAAACCCTGTGCCGCGATTTCCGCACGGTCATGCAGACCGAAGCCGAAGTGACCGGCAAGCTCCCCGCAAAAAAGAACTTTCCCGTACTGGTGGTCGTCAACCGGGAAACCAACACGCTGAAGCTACCGCTCCGCACACTCCGTCCGCTGGACGGCTTCGAATCGCACCGGGTGTGGTACGACCCGGCGACGAACCGCATCTACCTCGACGGCGCCGACATGCGGGGAACCATCTATGCGGTCTACACTTTCAGCGAAAAGTTCCTCGGCGTGCCGCCGCTCTGGTTCTGGTCTCTGTGGGATGCGCAGGAGAAGGAGTCCGTCCGCATACCCGCCGACTGCGACCTGTATTTCGGTTCTCCCCAGGTGCGCTTCCGCACGTGGCTGCCCAACGACACCGACCTGCTGACCCCGTGGCGCAAACTCTCAGCCGAGAACGACGAACTCTGGCTGGAAACCATGCTGCGGCTGAAACTCAACGCGGTGGAGTACGGCAATACGATCGACTTCCCTTACCGCATGACCGCTTCGGCACGCCTGACCGCCAAATACGGACTGATCGTCGCCTCGCACCACACGGTCTCGATGAACAGCACCCTCAACGCCTGGCCGAAATACTGGGAAAAGATACGGGGTGTACGGCCGGCTCCGGAACTCTCGCTGGCCAATAAGGAGCAACTTTTCGAGTTCTGGGACTACTGTGCCGAAACGGTCACCCGCAACGGTATCGAGAACATCTGGAACATCGCTTTCCGGGGCGACGGAGACAAACCGTTCTGGATCACCTTCAAGGACGCGCCGGAAGACGAGAAGGAGCGGGGGCGGATCATCACGGAGATGCTCGCCGTGCAGATGGATCTGATCCGCAAGCACACGAAGGAGGCCGAGCCCTACGTCCGGATCACGTTCTACGACGAAATGGCCGACCTGCTGGCCAAAGGCTGCGTCACCCCGCCCAAAGGCGAAAACATGATCTGGACCTATGTGGCCGGGCGGCGCGATCACTACCCCTACGACGACATCCAGCAGTTCGATCCCCGCAACAAGGTGAAGCTCGGCTACTACATGAATTTCCAGTTCTCCTCCACCGGCGCCCACCTGGCCCCGGCCGAAGGGCCGTGGAAGATGGAGTTCAACTACCGGTACGTGAACGACAAGTCGCCCCTCTATTTTTCGGTGGTGAATGCGGGCAACTTCCGGGAGTTCCTGCTCACCCTTTCGGCCAACGCCCGGATGCTGTGGGACTACGGAAGCTATTCGACCGACCCGTTCCTGCGCGAATACGCAGCCATGTACTTCGGGAAAGAACATGCCGAAGCGGTCGCCGGCCTCTACCACGACTATTTCTACGCCTACTGGGAACCGAAAAAACCGGACTTTCCGGGCGGCGGACTGGAACGCCAGTACATTTTCCAGGACCAGCGCTACGCACGGGCCATCGGACAGATCGCTAAAAGATTCTTCACCTACACCCCGAATCCGCTGAAAGACATCGGATACGAACGGGTACCGGGACGCACGTTCCGCATCGACCCGGCCGACAACGGCACGGACAACCAGGTGGATGCCATCCTGGCCGGCATGGATGCCGCCATCCCCCGTTTCGAAGCCGTGGCGGAACGCTGCGCACGGATGCAGGAGCGTCTGCCGGAGGAGCGGAGGTTCTTTTTCGACGCCAACCTGCGGGCCTATGCCGACTACATGTTCCATCTGAGCCGGTCGCTGCGCCATTTCGTGCACGCCTACAAGCACCAGCAGGACAAGGAAACGATGCTCGCGGGGCTCGACGGAGCGTATTCGGAGATGGAGGCCGCACGGGCCAGCCTCGCACGCACCCAGCACGGCGCATTCGAATCCTGGTATGCGGGCGACAAGCGGTTCGGCTTCGAGTCGCTCCTGCGCGATATCAGACGGGTAAGGGAACTGGGCGCAAAAAAGTGA
- a CDS encoding UDP-glucose dehydrogenase family protein has protein sequence MKIAIVGTGYVGLVTGTCFAEMGIDVTCVDVDTHKIENLRNGIIPIYEPGLEALVHNNAKAGRLHFETRLADVVNHVDIIFSAVGTPPNEDGSADLKYVLEVAREVGRTMDGYKLLVTKSTVPVGTARKVKEAVAEELAKRGMSCKFDVASNPEFLKEGDAINDFSRPNRIVVGVESDLARAMMDSLYKPFTLNGHPIIFMDIPSAEMTKYAANAMLATRISFMNDIANLCEIVGADVSMVRKGIATDERIGSRFLYAGCGYGGSCFPKDVKALVNTAHENGYRLRVLEAVEAVNDDQKRIVFRKLYDHFGGDLAGKRIALWGLSFKPQTDDMREAPSLTVIDALLRAGCTVRAYDPIAMEESKRRIGDRIAYAQDLYEAVEGADAVLLLTEWKEFRLPDWERVRESMRTPVVVDGRNIYDKRQLERNGFAYMGIGIK, from the coding sequence ATGAAAATCGCCATCGTAGGAACCGGATACGTAGGACTGGTGACAGGAACCTGTTTCGCCGAAATGGGCATCGACGTCACCTGCGTGGATGTCGATACGCACAAGATAGAGAACCTGCGCAACGGGATCATTCCCATTTACGAACCGGGGCTCGAAGCGCTGGTGCACAATAACGCGAAAGCCGGACGCCTTCATTTCGAAACACGGCTGGCCGACGTGGTCAATCACGTGGACATCATCTTCTCCGCCGTGGGAACCCCTCCCAACGAGGACGGGAGCGCCGACCTGAAATACGTGCTGGAGGTGGCCCGCGAAGTGGGCCGCACCATGGACGGATACAAACTGCTGGTGACCAAGAGTACCGTCCCCGTAGGCACGGCCCGCAAGGTGAAGGAAGCGGTCGCGGAAGAGCTGGCGAAACGCGGCATGTCCTGCAAGTTCGACGTGGCGTCCAATCCCGAATTCCTGAAGGAGGGGGATGCCATCAACGACTTCAGCCGCCCCAACCGGATCGTGGTGGGCGTGGAGTCCGACCTGGCCCGGGCCATGATGGACAGCCTCTACAAACCCTTCACGCTGAACGGACACCCGATCATCTTCATGGACATTCCCTCGGCCGAGATGACCAAATACGCCGCCAACGCCATGCTGGCCACGCGCATCAGTTTCATGAACGACATCGCCAACCTGTGCGAAATCGTGGGAGCCGACGTCTCGATGGTGCGCAAGGGCATCGCCACGGACGAACGGATCGGCAGCCGTTTCCTCTACGCGGGGTGCGGCTACGGGGGTTCCTGCTTCCCGAAGGACGTGAAGGCCCTGGTCAACACGGCGCACGAGAACGGTTACCGGCTGCGTGTGCTCGAAGCGGTCGAGGCGGTGAACGACGACCAGAAACGGATCGTCTTCCGGAAGCTGTACGACCATTTCGGCGGCGACCTCGCAGGCAAACGGATCGCCTTGTGGGGCCTTTCGTTCAAGCCCCAGACCGATGACATGCGGGAAGCTCCCTCGCTGACCGTGATCGACGCCCTGCTCCGGGCGGGATGTACGGTCCGGGCCTACGACCCGATCGCCATGGAGGAATCCAAACGCAGGATCGGGGATCGCATCGCTTACGCGCAGGACCTCTACGAAGCGGTCGAGGGGGCCGACGCCGTGCTGCTGCTGACCGAATGGAAAGAGTTCCGGCTCCCCGACTGGGAACGGGTGCGGGAGAGCATGCGGACCCCCGTCGTGGTGGACGGACGCAACATTTACGACAAGAGACAACTGGAACGCAACGGATTCGCCTACATGGGAATCGGCATCAAATAG
- a CDS encoding sialate O-acetylesterase yields the protein MKRFAWYCAAVALLLGACSEENEDAFGPVVRTGIEFTAEGLPASAGSSFRVLVFNGVSFDKVLEKTVTDLNALSDEELPSGRYVWTAIAGYDSEAMLLLETDNLSSCRLFLKTDAPGIPALYYASRMVCVGEDERADLSFSPILSSVEVTGELPGEASRVQAVCAGVPRNFSLSSRSWDERVLTEVPLAVNLSGSDPATFTASGLVPPASAPKLAVTVTKDGKPYTMHHDLPALREGIAGTEKVEYTWDDFPGSGGFDIFLLIGQSNMAGRGTMLPGDETETLENVWLLDTEGVAVEAHNPLNQYSTVRKGASMQQINPGYAFSKKVAEETGRKILLVVNALGGSSIGMWKKTAGPVTDEASIAYGKLKLYDEAVRRTRQAMEFGELKAILWHQGEANSGDPEGYKSVLKQFVSDLRSDLGVPDVPFVCGELAYWRSSSAGFNEMIRTVSEFIPNSDCVSAEGAGMLKDETDPHFSRDGQILLGERYADKVLRMCYSGK from the coding sequence ATGAAGCGTTTCGCGTGGTATTGTGCAGCAGTCGCCCTGCTGCTGGGCGCTTGTTCCGAAGAGAACGAGGATGCCTTCGGTCCCGTGGTCAGAACGGGAATCGAGTTTACGGCCGAGGGACTTCCTGCCTCGGCGGGTTCTTCCTTCCGCGTGTTGGTGTTCAACGGCGTCTCTTTCGATAAGGTGTTGGAGAAGACCGTCACCGATCTGAATGCTCTTTCCGACGAGGAACTTCCTTCGGGCCGTTACGTATGGACGGCGATCGCCGGATACGATTCCGAAGCCATGCTGCTGCTGGAGACGGACAACCTGTCCTCCTGCCGGCTCTTCCTGAAAACGGATGCCCCCGGGATTCCCGCTCTTTATTATGCCAGCCGCATGGTCTGCGTGGGGGAGGACGAACGGGCCGATCTTTCGTTCAGCCCGATCCTCTCGTCGGTCGAGGTCACGGGCGAATTGCCCGGGGAGGCCTCCCGGGTGCAGGCCGTGTGTGCCGGTGTTCCGAGAAATTTCAGCCTCTCCTCGCGCAGCTGGGACGAGAGGGTGCTGACCGAGGTGCCGCTTGCGGTGAATCTTTCCGGCAGCGATCCGGCGACTTTCACCGCTTCCGGTCTGGTGCCTCCCGCATCCGCCCCGAAATTGGCGGTCACGGTCACCAAGGATGGCAAGCCCTATACGATGCACCACGATCTGCCTGCCCTGCGGGAAGGAATTGCGGGAACCGAAAAGGTGGAATATACGTGGGACGATTTTCCCGGCAGCGGCGGGTTCGATATTTTCCTGCTGATCGGTCAGTCGAACATGGCCGGACGCGGGACCATGCTGCCCGGAGACGAGACCGAGACGCTGGAAAATGTCTGGCTGCTCGATACGGAGGGAGTGGCTGTCGAGGCGCACAATCCGCTCAACCAATACTCTACCGTGCGTAAAGGGGCATCCATGCAGCAGATCAATCCGGGATATGCATTTTCGAAGAAGGTGGCGGAGGAGACGGGACGTAAAATCCTGCTGGTGGTCAATGCCCTGGGAGGATCGTCGATCGGCATGTGGAAAAAGACGGCCGGGCCTGTCACCGACGAGGCCAGTATCGCATACGGGAAGCTGAAACTCTACGACGAAGCCGTCCGCCGCACCCGGCAGGCGATGGAGTTCGGGGAGCTCAAAGCTATCCTGTGGCATCAGGGCGAAGCCAATTCGGGCGATCCGGAAGGGTATAAATCCGTGCTGAAACAGTTCGTGTCCGATCTGCGGAGCGACCTGGGAGTTCCCGACGTGCCGTTCGTCTGCGGGGAACTGGCCTACTGGCGGTCGTCTTCGGCCGGATTCAACGAGATGATCCGCACGGTCTCCGAGTTCATTCCCAACAGCGATTGCGTCAGCGCCGAAGGGGCCGGCATGCTCAAGGACGAAACCGATCCCCATTTCAGCCGTGACGGCCAGATACTGCTCGGGGAGCGTTATGCCGACAAAGTGCTCCGGATGTGTTATTCCGGCAAGTAG
- a CDS encoding tyrosine-protein phosphatase has product MFGFGKKRKEVRQLMDGLYDVHCHLLPGVDDGSPSAEISLKLLDKLAGMGVEGAYLTPHVMAGAYGRNDRISLNRKFEAFGYDGPIKLKLAAEHLLDEKFPVHLQNGPLTLADEYVLVEFTLGGFPARAFDLLFEISLQGYTPILAHPERYAFLQHRVQREQLLGRLLDAGCKFQLNLLSLTGWHGEHAKKLAEELIRRDLYTFVGTDLHSFPHLNAIETLSVESRQAEAVEKLKENNLLLWQ; this is encoded by the coding sequence ATGTTCGGATTCGGAAAAAAGAGAAAAGAGGTACGGCAGTTGATGGACGGCCTGTACGACGTGCACTGCCACCTGCTGCCGGGGGTTGACGACGGAAGCCCCTCGGCCGAAATCAGCCTGAAACTGCTGGACAAGCTGGCCGGCATGGGGGTGGAGGGCGCCTATCTGACGCCTCACGTGATGGCCGGCGCCTACGGTAGGAACGACCGTATCTCGCTGAACAGGAAATTCGAAGCGTTCGGTTACGACGGCCCGATAAAGCTGAAACTGGCCGCCGAGCACCTGCTCGACGAGAAATTCCCCGTCCATCTCCAGAACGGCCCGCTCACGCTGGCGGACGAATACGTGCTGGTGGAGTTCACCCTCGGGGGATTCCCCGCCCGTGCGTTCGACCTCCTGTTCGAAATATCCCTGCAAGGCTATACGCCGATCCTCGCCCATCCGGAGCGTTATGCTTTCCTGCAACACAGGGTGCAGCGGGAGCAGCTGCTCGGGCGGCTGCTCGACGCGGGATGCAAATTCCAACTGAACCTGTTGTCGCTGACCGGCTGGCACGGAGAACACGCGAAAAAACTGGCGGAAGAACTCATCCGCCGGGATTTGTACACATTCGTGGGAACGGACCTCCACTCCTTTCCCCACCTGAACGCGATCGAAACCCTCTCAGTGGAGAGCCGACAGGCGGAAGCCGTGGAAAAACTCAAGGAGAACAACCTGCTGCTGTGGCAATAA
- the aroB gene encoding 3-dehydroquinate synthase — MKEIIEVKKGTGGLSRVVVGEVIGELRSWLPQRRVIVVTDANVHRRYKQIIDSFEHIIIGMGETNKTLYTVERVYDELIALGADRECFILGFGGGIVTDVTGFVASTYMRGLPFGFVATTLLAQVDASVGGKNGVNVEGYKNMVGVFNQPEFVLCDTSLLRTLPEREFRAGLAEIIKAGIIADPQLFSLFETYSLEEFRQDGALLTRIITASVRVKAAVVEADEREGGVRKKLNLGHTFAHAIEKCSSEFLHGEAVAIGTAMMAGVSVRLGVLSEEEAERIRRVIVRMGLPVESGVDVKRLLKALKLDKKRDADRISLVLIDRVGSCEIRKTPFAELEKLFV, encoded by the coding sequence ATGAAAGAGATTATCGAGGTGAAAAAGGGGACGGGCGGCCTTTCGCGCGTCGTGGTCGGGGAGGTGATCGGCGAGCTCCGGTCGTGGCTGCCCCAGCGGCGCGTGATCGTGGTCACCGATGCGAACGTACACCGGCGCTACAAGCAGATCATCGACTCGTTCGAGCATATTATCATCGGGATGGGCGAGACCAACAAGACGCTCTATACGGTGGAGCGGGTCTACGACGAACTGATCGCATTGGGTGCCGACCGGGAGTGTTTCATCCTGGGTTTCGGCGGAGGCATCGTGACGGACGTCACCGGCTTCGTCGCCTCGACCTACATGCGCGGCCTGCCTTTCGGTTTCGTCGCCACGACCCTGCTGGCGCAGGTGGATGCGAGTGTCGGCGGCAAGAACGGGGTCAACGTCGAAGGATACAAAAACATGGTCGGAGTGTTCAACCAGCCGGAGTTCGTACTCTGCGACACCTCGTTGCTGCGCACGCTTCCCGAACGGGAGTTCCGGGCCGGGTTGGCCGAAATCATCAAGGCGGGTATCATCGCCGACCCGCAGCTTTTCTCCCTGTTCGAGACATATTCGCTGGAGGAGTTCCGCCAGGACGGGGCCCTGCTCACGCGGATCATCACGGCTTCCGTCCGGGTGAAGGCGGCCGTCGTCGAGGCCGACGAACGGGAGGGGGGCGTTCGCAAGAAGCTCAACCTGGGCCATACCTTCGCCCATGCCATCGAGAAGTGCAGTTCGGAGTTCCTCCACGGCGAGGCCGTGGCGATCGGCACGGCTATGATGGCCGGAGTCTCCGTCCGGCTGGGCGTGCTCTCTGAAGAGGAGGCGGAACGTATCCGTCGCGTAATCGTCAGAATGGGGCTGCCCGTCGAATCGGGCGTCGATGTGAAACGGCTTCTGAAGGCGCTCAAACTCGATAAGAAACGGGATGCCGACCGGATCAGCCTCGTGCTGATCGACCGGGTGGGCAGTTGCGAAATCCGCAAGACCCCTTTCGCCGAGTTGGAGAAACTGTTCGTCTGA
- a CDS encoding UDP-glucuronic acid decarboxylase family protein produces the protein MSRILITGGAGFIGSHLCERLLREGNDVICLDNYFTGSKDNIRHLMDDHHFELVRHDVTTPYHAEVDEIYNLACPASPVHYQYNPIKTTKTSVLGAMNMLGLAKRTRAKILQASTSEVYGDPAVHPQVESYWGNVNPIGIRSCYDEGKRCAETLFMDYHRQNGVRIKIVRIFNTYGPRMNPDDGRVVSNFIVQALRGEEITIYGDGSQTRSFQYVDDLVEAMVRMMATGDDFTGPVNTGNPGEFTMLELAEMVIRLTGSKSRLVFRPLPSDDPRQRKPDIALAREKLGGWEPRIGLEEGLKKTIAYFESLI, from the coding sequence ATGAGCCGCATACTGATTACGGGCGGAGCCGGATTCATCGGTTCCCATCTTTGTGAGAGACTGCTCCGCGAGGGCAACGACGTGATCTGTCTGGATAACTATTTCACGGGCAGCAAGGACAACATACGCCACCTGATGGACGACCATCATTTCGAGCTGGTGCGCCATGACGTGACGACCCCCTACCACGCCGAAGTGGACGAAATCTACAACCTGGCCTGCCCCGCCTCGCCGGTACATTACCAGTACAACCCGATCAAGACGACGAAGACCTCGGTGCTCGGGGCGATGAACATGCTGGGACTGGCCAAGCGCACCCGGGCCAAAATCCTCCAGGCGTCCACCAGCGAGGTGTACGGTGATCCGGCCGTCCATCCGCAGGTGGAGTCGTACTGGGGCAACGTCAACCCGATCGGAATCCGTTCCTGCTACGACGAAGGGAAACGGTGCGCCGAAACACTGTTCATGGATTACCACCGCCAGAACGGCGTCCGCATCAAGATCGTGCGCATTTTCAACACCTACGGCCCGAGGATGAACCCCGACGACGGGCGGGTCGTGTCGAATTTCATCGTGCAGGCCCTGCGCGGCGAGGAGATCACCATTTACGGGGACGGTTCGCAGACGCGCAGTTTCCAGTATGTAGACGATCTGGTGGAGGCCATGGTGCGCATGATGGCCACCGGCGACGACTTCACGGGCCCCGTCAATACGGGGAATCCCGGAGAGTTCACCATGCTCGAACTGGCGGAGATGGTGATCCGGCTGACGGGATCGAAATCCCGTCTCGTGTTCAGACCCCTGCCCAGCGACGACCCCCGCCAGCGCAAACCCGACATCGCGCTGGCCAGAGAGAAGCTCGGCGGATGGGAACCGCGCATCGGGCTGGAAGAGGGACTGAAAAAGACGATCGCCTATTTCGAAAGCCTCATTTAA
- a CDS encoding sialate O-acetylesterase, translating to MKKSLLCVVLLAFFASSACVAGGGRKARKSSGKEGYDIYLLIGQSNMAGRGKMILPEDTARVMEGVWLLNSDGKPEPARNPLNRYSSVRKVMKMQQIGPGTAFGEKVARATGRKVLLVVNALGGSSIRAWAKDAPMVADKGSIAVGEKQLYAEAIRRTREALPYGELKGIIWHQGEADARNPEVYKARLSALVENLRKDLKAPDVPFIAGEIAHWRPSAAGFNEMIRTISTFVPNSDWVSAEGAGQLINDRDPHFSRDGQLLIGSRYADKALKMCYPEKGKSKRK from the coding sequence ATGAAAAAATCGTTACTTTGTGTTGTCCTGCTGGCATTCTTCGCCTCGTCCGCCTGTGTGGCCGGAGGCGGGCGGAAAGCCAGGAAGTCGTCCGGAAAGGAGGGGTATGACATCTACCTGCTGATCGGTCAGTCGAACATGGCCGGACGCGGAAAGATGATTCTGCCGGAGGACACGGCCCGTGTCATGGAGGGGGTGTGGCTGCTGAATTCGGACGGCAAGCCCGAACCGGCCCGCAACCCGCTGAACCGTTATTCGTCCGTGAGGAAGGTGATGAAGATGCAGCAGATCGGTCCGGGTACGGCCTTCGGCGAGAAGGTGGCCCGGGCGACGGGACGCAAGGTGTTGCTCGTGGTTAATGCGCTGGGCGGTTCCTCGATCCGCGCATGGGCGAAAGACGCTCCGATGGTGGCCGACAAGGGCAGCATCGCGGTCGGAGAGAAACAGCTCTATGCCGAGGCGATACGTCGCACCCGCGAGGCGCTGCCCTACGGTGAACTCAAGGGGATCATCTGGCATCAGGGCGAAGCCGACGCGCGGAATCCCGAGGTCTACAAGGCCCGCCTGTCCGCGCTGGTCGAGAATCTGCGCAAGGACCTGAAGGCTCCCGATGTGCCGTTCATCGCCGGGGAGATCGCCCATTGGCGTCCTTCGGCCGCCGGTTTCAATGAGATGATCCGCACGATCTCCACGTTCGTTCCCAACAGCGACTGGGTGAGCGCCGAGGGGGCAGGGCAGCTGATCAACGACCGCGACCCCCATTTCAGCCGTGACGGACAGTTGCTGATCGGCAGCCGTTATGCCGACAAGGCGCTGAAAATGTGTTATCCCGAGAAAGGTAAGTCGAAACGCAAATAG
- a CDS encoding glycosyltransferase, protein MSSNSKNPNGITILIATYNGASRIGETIAHIGAQEGTEEFGCELIVIDNASRDDTAAVAETACAQLPENIPFRILHQPVPGKNAALEMGYAEARYEYVLICDDDNFLAPDYLKTGFRIMEAIPLIGALGGLGVAVFEEEAPPWCPDGYACGPQGSRSGDISDITKGERCAVFGAGCIYRMSALDRLRELGFENILSTRRGQKVDASGEDYELCHALALAGYKIWYDERLVFRHLMPASRMTVSKLLSLRRGDGVQDYVLRLYTKALRRRSMSNLYLVRFWVKSLYKATIATVESNLKYLFKRNLKHRCQAACAKYRLLTVLDLPYCVRASQKFMKFWRQLKANHYV, encoded by the coding sequence ATGAGTTCAAACAGCAAAAATCCGAACGGCATCACGATCCTGATCGCCACCTACAACGGGGCGTCCAGGATCGGGGAGACGATCGCCCATATCGGCGCCCAGGAAGGGACGGAGGAGTTCGGCTGCGAACTGATCGTCATCGACAACGCCTCCCGCGACGACACGGCGGCCGTAGCCGAAACGGCTTGCGCGCAACTGCCGGAAAACATTCCGTTCCGTATCCTGCACCAACCCGTTCCGGGGAAAAATGCGGCGCTGGAGATGGGCTATGCGGAAGCACGGTACGAATATGTGCTGATCTGCGACGACGACAACTTTCTCGCACCGGATTACCTGAAAACGGGTTTCAGGATCATGGAAGCGATTCCCCTGATCGGGGCGCTGGGCGGCCTGGGTGTCGCCGTCTTCGAGGAGGAGGCTCCCCCGTGGTGTCCGGACGGATACGCCTGCGGTCCCCAGGGCAGCCGCAGCGGCGACATATCGGACATCACCAAAGGAGAACGGTGCGCCGTTTTCGGCGCCGGATGCATCTACCGCATGTCCGCTCTGGACAGATTGCGGGAGTTGGGGTTCGAAAACATCCTCAGCACCCGGCGGGGGCAGAAAGTGGACGCTTCGGGCGAAGATTACGAGCTATGCCATGCACTGGCGCTGGCCGGTTATAAAATCTGGTACGACGAACGGCTGGTGTTCCGCCATCTGATGCCGGCTTCGCGCATGACCGTATCCAAACTACTCAGTCTGAGGCGGGGCGACGGAGTACAGGACTATGTCCTGCGCTTGTACACCAAGGCGCTCCGCCGGCGTTCGATGAGCAACCTCTATCTGGTACGGTTTTGGGTCAAAAGCCTGTACAAGGCGACGATCGCAACGGTCGAATCCAACCTGAAATACCTGTTCAAACGGAATCTCAAACACCGCTGCCAGGCGGCCTGCGCGAAATACCGGCTGCTCACGGTGCTCGACCTTCCCTATTGTGTGCGGGCATCGCAGAAATTCATGAAATTCTGGAGACAGCTGAAAGCGAACCATTACGTATAG